In Litoribacterium kuwaitense, the sequence TTTTGATCGTCATGGAAAAGTGCTGCTCGTGTAGGTGTGAGATTATTACGCTTTCAGTTTTTGCAAAGCTCGTAAAGGAGTTATTTTGGGATAAGATTCGGTTGGGATTCAATGGCGCGCTTCGTTGGGAATTTAATCGTCGTTACCCGTTCAGTATTCTCAGATTTGCCTATTTCCATATTAGAATCTGCATTTGTCAGGACGAGGTAAGTTTGCTCACCAGGTATTCGGTTATTGCTCATTTTGTTTACACTCTCCGTCATGCATTCGCTGCATAACGGTTTTTTATTTTGAGCATTTGAAAATAATGTGTAAACAAATGTGACGTCAATCGATATTTTGCAAATGAATCAAGGTAAAGTAAAACCAACATTTCCTTTGTATACAGAAACAAACAAAAAACGGAAAGGGTTGGTTCGATGGAGATGATACAGGCGGTCAACACACTTTGGGTTGTCATTGGAGCGGTGCTCGTCATTTTCATGCAGGCGGGGTTTATTATGCTAGAAGCGGGTTCAACGCGCATGAAGAATGCGGGACATATTGCTGCAAAGACCATTTTTACGCTTGGTATTGGCGCGCTCGTTTTTTGGGCGGTCGGGTACGGGTTGATTTTCGGTACAAGTAACGGCTGGATTGGTTTTTCGGAATTTTTCTATCCTGGTGGTGATTTAGGTGTGGGCGTCGGCGGAGAGGCTTTCTTTCTTTTTCAAATGGCCTTTGCGGGGATTTCACTGACGGTCGCATTTGGCGGCTTTGCTGAGCGCGCCAAATTCTCTGTTTATATCCTATTTGCGGTGCTCTTTTCAATGTTCATCTATCCAGTGGTTGCGCACTGGATCTGGGGAGGTGGCTGGTTATCTGAGCATGGGAAGCAAGATTTTGCCGGTTCCACCGTTGTCCATCTGACAGGGGCGATGGCAGCATTTGCCGCAACGCTCATGTTAAAGCCACGCTTAGGTAAATACAATAAAGATGGATCACCCAATGCACTATTTGGTCACAATCAAGTGTTCACGTCGCTTGGGGTTCTCATTCTTTGGATCGGCTGGTTCGGGTTTAACGCGGGAAGTACTCTAAGTGTAGAGAATGGGTTTTTCGGTTATGTTGCTTTAATGACGAATTTGGCAGCGGGTGTTGGTGCGATCGGTGCGTTAGCAGTGTCGTGGTTGAGTACAGGTAAAGCCGATGTTCCGACCATCTTGAACGGTGCGTTGGCAGGGCTTGTTGCCATTACGGCTTCATGTGCATTTGTGTCTCCGCTTGGGTCGATTGTGATCGGTTTGATCGCTGGCATCCTCGTGTACTACAGCATCAAGATGTTTGAAAAATTTAACATTGACGATCCGATTTTTGCTTTATCTGTACATGGACTGGCAGGCGTCTGGGGAACGTTATCGACAGGGTTGTTTGCGACACCGGAATTGGCAGCAGCGAATGGCGGTCAAGCGGGACTTTTCTACGGTGGTGGTTTTGAACAGCTTGGTGTACAGACACTAGGGGTCGGCGCTTCCGCACTATATGCGTTTGTAGGTTCCATCGTCATTCTGTTTATTCTTAAAATCTTTCTTGGTGGCTTGCGTGTGACGGAGGAAGAGGAGATGATCGGTTTAGATATGGCGGAGCACGGAAGCTACGGTTATCCAGAAGCAATGAAGCTGCGTGAACAGGAAGCATTTATCGCTCCTCCGACAAATGAGCAAGTTCCTTTGGAAAATAAATCTGTCCATGGCTAGGGCAAACATGAAGGGTGACCATCCATGGTGAGGACGTATGAAGAGATTAGACATTTTCGTGATGAGTCTATTGCAGAGAGCGGAGATCAACCTGAGCGGCTCAGTTCACTTCATGATGACGTATTTATCAAGACGGTGGAAGTAGCCCTCCGCCGTCTTTCTCAAAAGAAAGGTCCTCCACCGACTCGCTTTTGCTGGTTTGTGATGGGAAGTGCCGGGCGAAAAGAACACGCTTTGATGACCGATCAAGACCATGGCTTCATTTATACAAATGACAATGCAAAGGAATCTTTTTTGCGGCTTGGAGAGGAAATTAGTGCCGGATTACATTCACTCGGCTATCCATATTGCAATGGCAACGTAATGAGTTCCAACCCCCAATGGTGTTGCTCTGAAAGTCAATGGAGCGAGGCGATCGAGGAATGGATGAACAGAGCATCATGGGAAACGGTGCGTCATTTACTCATTTTTCTAGATGGGCGTTCGTTGTACGGAGATGAAATGTTGTTGCGTCGGCTGAAGCATTTTGTTTATAAACGTGTCCAATGTGAGCCTCGGTTGCTGTGCCGAATGGAGGAAAATGGAAAAATACTTTGAATGTCTTTGAGCAGATTGTATCAGAGGAGTACGGATTGTATAGCGGAAATTTGCACATTAAAGAAACAGCAGTCTTACAGGCGGTGTTTCGTCGGAGAGTGGTTGACACGCTGCATTGAGTTGGTATGTCAGTTATATTTGCTATGATTGATGCCATAAACATTTTGACGAATTGCCACCGTCTAGTGAAGCTGTCTATACCTAAGGCTAAGTTCATCATTATTGTTGATGTTGACTCTTTGATGCATTCACTAATCTTCAAACTTTCTTTTTAAATCTGTTTCTCGTATTCGCATACACCAATGTAAAAATAAGCAGTGACAAAAATAACATAAGACCAATCATAAAGATCACTTGATTTTCCAACAGCTCACTTAAAGCAAATAATAGAATGCTAAAGCTAATGCCATACATGATTTTACCCATAAACTTGCACAACGCTACTTCATCGTATTGAGCCTTTTTATGGTCAGGCATAGTGTTATAACCTGCGAGTATGGAGGCTCCTTTTCCTTTCGATAGCGTTATAGCAAAGATGATGAAAGGTATTGCAATTATAAGAATAGCTACTCCCAAAACAAGCGACCTCCTTCTCTGTTGGTTAAGAAAGCGAGCGCTTTATATTTTTCCGCTCTTAATAAACATACATTTCTTTCATTGGAAATAGAGGTCTCTCTACAATGATTTTACTTCTATCGCTAAAGTATTTAACGATCTCTAAGCAGTGATACTAACTATTATATTGGGCAGGGTATTTTTTTGCCACATGATCGAATGGTTGCCTTCCAACCTTTTAAACGGCTGTGATCGTTTTGGATATGATACAATCCGTGTTACACGTTCTGAACTCTATGACTTAAAACAATCATACACCAATCCTTTGCAGTTTAGAGCATACATTTTACTATAACACAACCATTTTTCAACCATATGGGAAGGGAGGCGTCGTATCGTGCGCTATATTTATCTAGTGCTTGTCATCTTTGTATTATCTTTAAGTTTAAGGCCTGCGATAACGTCGGTCGGTCCGTTGCTTGATGTCATTCAAATCGAATTGGGCATGAGCAGTGTTGTTGCTAGCTTGCTAACGACGCTTCCTGTCGTTTGTATGGGCATATTTTCATTGTTATCCATTCAGCTAAGTCATCGTTTTGGCGTTGAGAAATCACTGCTTGGTGCGATGGCGCTGATTTGTGTCGCCACATTGGCGCGGGCAGTTGTAGAGAGCAGCTGGCTATTTATTGCGACCTCATTTTTCTCGGGTGTCGGGATCGGGATTGCAGGTCCGCTCATTGCAGGCTTTGTCAAAAAGTATTTTCCGCATAAGCTGAGTGTCATGAGTGTGTATTCTGTCTCTATGACCATTGGCGCTGCGGTGGCCGCCAGCTTTTCTATTCCTTTATTTAACTGGATGAATGAGTCTTGGTCTTTATCGTTAAGTTTTTGGGGCTGGCTTGCTTTTGCAGGTGTGCTGCTTTTAATCCCTTTATTAGTGAAAGGGGAGAAAAAGCAGGTGAAGCTCGCTAGACCTTC encodes:
- a CDS encoding DUF294 nucleotidyltransferase-like domain-containing protein — protein: MVRTYEEIRHFRDESIAESGDQPERLSSLHDDVFIKTVEVALRRLSQKKGPPPTRFCWFVMGSAGRKEHALMTDQDHGFIYTNDNAKESFLRLGEEISAGLHSLGYPYCNGNVMSSNPQWCCSESQWSEAIEEWMNRASWETVRHLLIFLDGRSLYGDEMLLRRLKHFVYKRVQCEPRLLCRMEENGKIL
- a CDS encoding MFS transporter, which produces MRYIYLVLVIFVLSLSLRPAITSVGPLLDVIQIELGMSSVVASLLTTLPVVCMGIFSLLSIQLSHRFGVEKSLLGAMALICVATLARAVVESSWLFIATSFFSGVGIGIAGPLIAGFVKKYFPHKLSVMSVYSVSMTIGAAVAASFSIPLFNWMNESWSLSLSFWGWLAFAGVLLLIPLLVKGEKKQVKLARPSMRVTNPKVYMLMLLLGSVSAVFYTITAWLAPYVQSIGMSYSQSGFVLMVFASIQIPVSFILPTVVDRWGHRKMWLLICSFSEIIGLIFIFSNGSPWVATVFLGFGAGGLFPLALLIPLAEARSVAEATSWSAQMQFGGFLLGATGPLIFGFILDVSNDYQSAFIGVAVIIAIMLFAIIQTGDLQRSKGSEEAM
- a CDS encoding DUF3784 domain-containing protein, which translates into the protein MGVAILIIAIPFIIFAITLSKGKGASILAGYNTMPDHKKAQYDEVALCKFMGKIMYGISFSILLFALSELLENQVIFMIGLMLFLSLLIFTLVYANTRNRFKKKV
- a CDS encoding ammonium transporter, whose protein sequence is MEMIQAVNTLWVVIGAVLVIFMQAGFIMLEAGSTRMKNAGHIAAKTIFTLGIGALVFWAVGYGLIFGTSNGWIGFSEFFYPGGDLGVGVGGEAFFLFQMAFAGISLTVAFGGFAERAKFSVYILFAVLFSMFIYPVVAHWIWGGGWLSEHGKQDFAGSTVVHLTGAMAAFAATLMLKPRLGKYNKDGSPNALFGHNQVFTSLGVLILWIGWFGFNAGSTLSVENGFFGYVALMTNLAAGVGAIGALAVSWLSTGKADVPTILNGALAGLVAITASCAFVSPLGSIVIGLIAGILVYYSIKMFEKFNIDDPIFALSVHGLAGVWGTLSTGLFATPELAAANGGQAGLFYGGGFEQLGVQTLGVGASALYAFVGSIVILFILKIFLGGLRVTEEEEMIGLDMAEHGSYGYPEAMKLREQEAFIAPPTNEQVPLENKSVHG